The proteins below are encoded in one region of Sebastes fasciatus isolate fSebFas1 chromosome 16, fSebFas1.pri, whole genome shotgun sequence:
- the LOC141752815 gene encoding LIM domain kinase 1-like, whose protein sequence is MSRRDQRFRRGMKGRCCECGCILSHWYYEREGQLYCKKHYWGRYGEHCHGCKETIATGLIMVAGEQKYHPECFTCMSCEMFIGYGDTYTLVERTKLYCGHCFRPGVVSAARSASPLTKSPHMVALVSLPPHAQGRQGLTVATDLSQEKDPLVTVAGLDSAALSSDLLSSVHTGDRVLEVNGIPVYNISPDEINCVIQDTSRPLQLTIEHNPQSPDDLLRSNNPQDDISCPEPCVRDKLSSTHKLPSLEEEPSPGDETDAPIRMSISPPQHQGTMGMRSRHILRSCSIDKCPPSSGALSLLSQRRDMVRSESLRVDAADRTHRIFRPSDLIHGEVLGRGFFGQAVKVTHRETGEVMVMKELIRSDEETHKTFLKEVKVMRCLEHPNVLKFIGLFYKDKRINFVSEYIQGGTLRETIIKMDKDFPWSTRVGYAKDISAGMAYLHSMNVIHRDLNSNNCLVRENQSVVVADFGLARLVLKEKNQSTTSSLERPAKGTMSDLRRPDRRKRYTVVGSPYWMAPEMIHGKTYDERVDIFSFGIMICEIIGRVNADPDFLPRSHDFGLNVAGFLQQYHPPQCPPTFMPLGVLCCDMDADKRPSFSKLEEWLENLLMHLDIGLPLLSELEQLRRAFWQNPNHQNHSHNQDETLDSHEQTHRSQPQRQSPDPKPHSDNANNHTEPNHLTQSQNQNSPPDSHSDVEQPTHDHHDTRTEHDHSCLSRQCKDHTQDKSQTCCRSTSADSGETGSETYEHKNPSRQPKAQDESSPPPLVINSLLCRSNRSRRTRRALSDRSTEDSSFL, encoded by the exons ATGTCACGTCGAGACCAGAGGTTTCGGAGAGGAATGAAAGGACG GTGTTGTGAATGTGGCTGCATCCTGTCTCACTGGTACTATGAAAGAGAGGGACAGCTCTACTGTAAGAAGCACTACTGGGGCCGTTATGGAGAGCACTGCCACGGCTGCAAAGAGACCATCGCAACAGGACTCATTATG GTTGCTGGAGAGCAGAAGTACCACCCTGAATGCTTCACGTGTATGAGCTGTGAAATGTTCATTGGATATGGAGACACCTACACGCTCGTCGAACGCACAAAACTCTACTG TGGCCACTGTTTCCGTCCGGGTGTAGTGTCAGCTGCAAGGTCAGCTTCTCCACTCACCAAAAGTCCCCACATGGTGGCGCTCGTGTCTCTCCCTCCCCACGCACAAGGCCGACAAGGCCTGACTGTCGCCACTGACCTCAGCCAAGAGAAAGACCCTCTTGTCACGGTGGCAGG GTTAGACTCAGCTGCCCTCAGCTCTGACCTGCTGTCCTCTGTCCACACTGGTGACCGTGTGCTGGAGGTCAACGGAATCCCTGTCTACAACATTTCCCCAGACGAG ATAAACTGTGTGATCCAGGACACAAGCAGACCACTGCAGCTGACCATTGAACACAACCCGCAGTCTCCTGATGACCTCCTTCGCTCAAACAATCCCCAGGACGACATCAGCTGTCCTGAACCCTGTGTACGCGACAAACTTTCTTCAACCCACAAACTCCCAAGTCTCGAGGAAGAGCCAAGTCCAGGGGACGAGACGGATGCACCAATCAGGATGAGCATCTCACCGCCTCAGCACCAAGGAACCATGGGAATGCGATCCAGACACATTCT GCGCAGCTGTAGTATAGACAAGTGCCCTCCGTCCTCTGGAGCACTGTCGCTTTTATCtcagaggagagacatggttCGCTCAGAGTCTCTTCGTGTGGACGCTGCAGATCGGACCCATCGCATCTTCAGACCTTCAGACCTCATCCATGGAGAAGTGCTTGGCAGGGGCTTCTTTGGACAGGCTGTCAAG GTAACGCATCGGGAGACAGgggaggtgatggtgatgaaaGAGTTGATACGTTCTGACGAAGAGACACATAAGACTTTCTTAAAGGAG GTGAAGGTGATGCGCTGTCTGGAGCATCCCAATGTCCTAAAGTTCATTGGACTGTTTTATAAAGACAAACGAATAAACTTTGTCTCTGAATACATCCAGGGAGGAACTCTCCGAGAGACCATCATAAAAATG GACAAGGATTTCCCCTGGAGTACAAGAGTGGGTTACGCCAAAGACATTTCAGCCGGAATG GCCTACCTACACTCCATGAATGTCATCCACCGAGATCTAAACTCAAACAACTGCCTGGTCAGAGAG aACCAGTCTGTGGTGGTGGCAGATTTTGGACTAGCCAGGCTGGTGTTAAAGGAGAAGAATCAGAGCACAACATCCTCATTGGAACGGCCGGCAAAGGGGACAATGTCAGATCTCCGTAGGCCTGACCGGAGGAAGCGCTACACCGTGGTAGGAAGCCCCTACTGGATGGCCCCTGAGATGATCCATG GGAAAACCTATGATGAACGGGTGGACATCTTCTCATTTGGTATCATGATATGTGAG ATAATAGGTAGAGTGAATGCTGACCCTGACTTCCTTCCCCGGTCACATGACTTTGGGCTAAATGTAGCCGGTTTCCTGCAGCAGTACCACCCTCCACAGTGTCCCCCGACCTTCATGCCACTGGGTGTCCTCTGCTGTGACATGGACGCTGATAAACG TCCTTCCTTTTCAAAGCTGGAGGAGTGGCTGGAGAACCTGCTGATGCACCTGGACATCGGTCTGCCTCTGCTCTCTGAGTTAGAGCAGCTCCGCAGAGCCTTCTGGCAGAATCCCAACCATCAAAACCACTCTCACAACCAGGACGAGACCCTCGATTCTCATGAACAAACACACCGTTCACAGCCACAAAGACAGAGCCCCGACCCCAAGCCACATTCAGACAATGCAAATAACCACACGGAGCCAAATCACCTCACTCAGAGCCAAAACCAAAATAGCCCACCTGACAGCCATTCGGACGTAGAGCAACCCACGCATGACCACCATGACACGAGGACTGAGCACGACCACTCCTGTTTGAGTAGACAATGTAAGGACCACACACAAGACAAGAGCCAGACGTGTTGCAGGTCGACGAGCGCAGACTCAGGCGAGACTGGGTCTGAAACCTATGAACACAAAAACCCCTCTAGGCAACCAAAAGCCCAGGACGAGTCCTCACCACCGCCGCTGGTCATCAACTCACTGCTATGCCGGTCTAACAGGTCCAGAAGGACACGCAGAGCGCTGTCGGACAGATCTACAGAGGACAGCTCTTTTCTCTGA
- the LOC141752818 gene encoding septin-5-like produces MDFLLFFFCPETHCWTVYLGTSCSAPSETSRCHPKFEKLASWITCRLPLGTAAVRELSSLSIEDQEDSQFPYAMRYLPPVSQLSERHQTPDHQAPVRREADGTGMAINGRRPSLPGTPSLPRHVPCQPAGSPTVPQRPSRVKLVSHVSVECPPSPASRPQSPWARSDPYDSPEDQDKEYVGFATLPNQVHRKTMKKGFTFTLMVVGESGLGKSTLINSLFLTDLYKDRTVPNAQERINQTVDIVKNALTIEEKGIKVRLTIIDTPGFGDAVNDTESWKPLEDYIDQQFEQFFRDESGLNRRNMQDNRVHCCLYFISPFGHGLRPLDVACMKALHDKVNIVPIVAKADTLTPMEVYRRKLKIREEIEQFGINIYQFPECDSDEDEDFKKQDQILKGSVPFAVIGSNIQVESEGRKFRGRSYPWGVVEVENPDHSDFLMLRNMLVKTHMQDLKDVTGETHYENYRAQCIQNMTRMVVQEKKRSLREKHRERSEADFPLPLAAADSETERLIFEKDEELRRMQEVLERVQEHMQHSQREGV; encoded by the exons ATGgactttttactattttttttttgcccggAGACTCATTGCTGGACTGTCTACCTCGGCACTTCATGCTCAGCCCCGTCCGAAACTTCAAGATGCCACCCAAAG TTTGAGAAGTTGGCATCATGGATCACATGTCGTCTCCCGTTAGGTACCGCAGCAGTAAGAGAG TTGTCCAGTCTGTCCATtgaggaccaggaggactctcagTTTCCTTACGCCATGAGGTATCTGCCTCCCGTCTCTCAGCTTAGCGAACGGCACCAGACACCAGACCACCAGGCGCCAGTCCGCCGTGAGGCAGATGGAACTGGGATGGCAATTAACGGGAGACGCCCCAGCCTCCCCGGGACgccctctctgccccgtcacgTCCCCTGCCAACCGGCCGGCTCTCCGACAGTCCCTCAGAGACCAAGTCGTGTCAAGCTTGTCTCTCATGTGTCTGTGGAGTGTCCGCCCAGCCCGGCCTCACGTCCACAGAGCCCCTGGGCACGCTCTGACCCCTATGACTCTCCagag GATCAGGACAAGGAGTATGTGGGTTTTGCCACATTGCCCAATCAGGTTCATAGAAAGACGATGAAGAAAGGCTTCACATTTACACTTATGGTAGTAG gGGAGTCTGGCCTCGGTAAATCCACACTCATAAACAGTTTGTTCCTCACGGACCTCTACAAAGACAGGACGGTTCCCAACGCACAAG AACGGATCAACCAAACAGTCGACATCGTCAAAAACGCACTTACCATCGAAGAGAAAGGAATCAAAGTGAGGCTCACCATCATCGACACACCAGGGTTCGGAGACGCCGTCAACGACACAGAAAG CTGGAAGCCACTAGAAGACTACATCGACCAGCAGTTTGAACAGTTCTTCAGAGACGAGAGCGGGTTGAACAGAAGGAACATGCAGGACAACCGAGTCCACTGCTGCCTCTACTTTATCTCTCCGTTTGGCCACGG TCTTCGACCTCTGGATGTGGCGTGTATGAAGGCCTTGCATGACAAAGTCAACATAGTTCCGATTGTGGCCAAAGCTGACACCCTGACACCAATGGAGGTCTACAGAAGGAAGCTGAAG ATCAGAGAGGAGATCGAGCAGTTTGGCATCAACATCTACCAGTTTCCCGAGTGTGATTCAGATGAGGACGAGGACTTTAAAAAGCAGGATCAGATACTCAAG GGCAGCGTCCCGTTTGCAGTAATTGGCAGTAATATTCAGGTGGAGAGTGAAGGTCGCAAGTTCAGGGGTCGTTCCTACCCCTGGGGGGTGGTAGAAG TGGAGAACCCGGATCACTCTGACTTCCTGATGCTGAGGAACATGCTGGTGAAGACGCACATGCAGGATCTGAAGGACGTGACGGGCGAGACGCACTACGAAAACTACAGAGCCCAGTGCATCCAGAACATGACCCGCATGGTGGTGCAGGAGAAGAAACGCAG TTTGCGCGAGAAGCATCGAGAGCGGAGCGAAGCCGATTTCCCTCTGCCGCTGGCTGCCGCCGACTCCGAGACGGAGCGACTCATCTTTGAGAAGGACGAAGAG CTGAGGAGGATGCAGGAGGTGCTGGAGAGAGTCCAGGAACACATGCAACACAGCCAGAGAGAGGGTGTCTGA